In Rhizobium sp. WSM4643, the following are encoded in one genomic region:
- a CDS encoding oxidoreductase yields the protein MLLRLLAVTALSLGLTTAAIAQSGGGSGGSGSGSGSSSGASGSGSGSGSDSGSGGTGSGNSGANSTDGGGAGGMNGVNNSGGDPDDCQRQQAGQPGNSAPSGTTTNKPDSATACQ from the coding sequence ATGCTTCTGAGACTGCTCGCAGTAACAGCGCTTTCACTTGGCCTGACAACGGCCGCCATCGCACAATCCGGCGGCGGCAGCGGCGGTTCCGGATCCGGCTCCGGCAGCAGCAGCGGTGCGTCCGGCTCCGGTAGCGGCAGCGGGTCGGATTCCGGTTCCGGCGGCACGGGATCCGGCAATTCGGGCGCGAATTCGACAGATGGAGGAGGCGCAGGAGGAATGAACGGCGTCAACAACTCCGGCGGCGATCCGGACGATTGCCAGCGCCAGCAGGCAGGCCAGCCCGGCAATTCGGCACCCTCCGGCACGACGACAAACAAGCCGGATTCCGCCACCGCCTGCCAATAG
- a CDS encoding ArsR/SmtB family transcription factor — protein MKEGPDIAQIGALIGDPARANMLAALTGGRALTATELAGVGGITVQTASTHLAKLEAGGLLAQRKQGRHRYFTLADEAVARLIESMMGFAAGRGHLRHQPGPKEPALRKARICYDHLAGDYGVRMLDSLIASGSIDAVGDGLALTEKGESDLKCIGIDVSDLRSSRRPLCRSCLDWSERRAHLAGSLGKALLSSFLDKGWARRTAESRSILFSPEGDRQFLMLFPVDS, from the coding sequence ATGAAGGAAGGTCCTGACATTGCGCAGATCGGCGCGCTGATCGGCGATCCGGCGCGCGCCAACATGCTGGCGGCGCTGACAGGTGGCCGGGCGCTGACGGCGACCGAGCTTGCCGGCGTCGGCGGCATCACCGTGCAGACGGCCAGCACGCATCTTGCAAAACTCGAAGCCGGCGGCTTGCTCGCCCAGCGCAAGCAGGGCCGCCACCGTTATTTCACGCTGGCCGATGAGGCCGTCGCCCGGCTGATCGAAAGCATGATGGGCTTTGCCGCCGGACGCGGCCATCTGCGTCACCAGCCGGGACCGAAGGAGCCGGCGCTGCGCAAGGCGCGCATCTGCTACGATCATCTTGCCGGCGATTACGGCGTGCGCATGCTCGACAGCCTGATCGCTTCCGGATCGATCGACGCGGTCGGCGATGGCCTGGCGCTGACGGAAAAAGGTGAAAGCGACCTCAAATGCATCGGCATCGATGTCAGCGACCTCAGATCCTCGCGCCGCCCGCTCTGCCGCTCCTGCCTCGACTGGAGCGAAAGACGCGCGCACCTGGCCGGCAGCCTCGGCAAGGCCCTACTCTCGAGCTTCCTCGACAAAGGCTGGGCGCGGCGCACGGCGGAAAGCCGCTCCATCCTGTTTTCACCGGAAGGCGACCGGCAATTTCTGATGCTTTTTCCGGTCGATTCATAG
- a CDS encoding NIPSNAP family protein yields MITCFIRYEIDPFKKEAFADYARNWGQAIPKNGADLIGYYGPHEGSATTAYGVYNIESLAAYEAYRARLAADPLGRENYEFARREGFILKEDRIFLKNVSAPHAKLVLS; encoded by the coding sequence ATGATCACCTGCTTCATCCGTTACGAGATCGACCCCTTCAAGAAGGAGGCGTTTGCCGACTATGCCCGCAACTGGGGCCAGGCGATTCCGAAGAATGGCGCCGACCTGATCGGTTACTACGGCCCGCACGAGGGATCGGCGACGACGGCTTACGGCGTCTACAATATCGAAAGCCTCGCCGCTTACGAAGCCTATCGTGCCCGGCTGGCTGCCGACCCGCTCGGACGCGAGAATTACGAATTTGCCAGACGCGAAGGCTTCATCTTGAAGGAGGATCGCATCTTTCTCAAAAATGTCTCCGCTCCTCACGCCAAGCTGGTGCTGTCATGA
- a CDS encoding antibiotic biosynthesis monooxygenase family protein, with protein sequence MIAVIFEVVPYMGERHKYLDLAGELRGELEKIDGFISIERFESLTTRGKLLSLSFFRDEEAVKEWRNLEAHRAAQQAGRGGIFADYRLRIASVVRDYGMFERDEAPADSRKVHDAA encoded by the coding sequence ATGATCGCCGTCATCTTCGAAGTCGTGCCCTATATGGGCGAACGCCACAAATATCTCGATCTCGCCGGCGAGTTGCGCGGCGAACTCGAAAAGATCGACGGCTTCATCTCGATCGAGCGTTTCGAGAGCCTGACGACACGCGGCAAGCTGCTGTCGCTCTCGTTTTTCCGCGACGAGGAGGCGGTGAAGGAATGGCGCAATCTCGAAGCTCACCGGGCAGCCCAGCAGGCCGGCCGCGGCGGCATCTTCGCCGACTATCGCCTGCGCATCGCCAGTGTGGTGCGCGATTACGGCATGTTCGAACGCGACGAAGCGCCGGCCGATAGCCGCAAAGTTCATGATGCCGCCTGA
- a CDS encoding site-specific DNA-methyltransferase has protein sequence MASVFPLADLKASVKSDSRPGSRTDSWVDTIIKGDCVSALEALPSHSVDIIFADPPYNLQLGGTLHRPDQSLVDAVDDEWDQFASFEAYDAFTRAWLLACRRVLKPTGSIWVIGSYHNIFRVGATLQDLNFWILNDIIWRKTNPMPNFKGRRFQNAHETMIWASPSAKAKGYTFNYDALKAANDDVQMRSDWLFPICSGGERLKGEDGKKAHPTQKPEALLARVIMASTKPGDIVLDPFFGSGTTGAVAKRLGRHFVGIEREQDYIDAASARIAAVEPLGKAELTVMTGKKAEVRVAFNVLVESGLIKPGQVLTDARRRYSAIVRADGTVASGGEAGSIHRLGAKVQGLDACNGWTFWHFEDGQSLRPIDDLRSVIRSDLAKAE, from the coding sequence ATGGCATCAGTTTTTCCGCTTGCCGACCTCAAGGCTTCCGTCAAGTCGGATTCCCGGCCGGGATCCCGGACGGATTCCTGGGTTGACACGATCATCAAGGGCGACTGCGTCAGCGCCCTTGAAGCTCTGCCCAGCCACTCCGTCGATATCATATTTGCCGATCCGCCGTATAATCTGCAACTCGGCGGAACGCTGCATCGTCCCGATCAATCGCTGGTCGATGCCGTCGACGACGAATGGGATCAGTTCGCCTCCTTCGAGGCCTATGACGCCTTCACCCGCGCCTGGCTGCTGGCTTGCCGCCGCGTGCTGAAGCCCACCGGGTCGATCTGGGTGATCGGCTCCTACCACAATATCTTCCGCGTCGGCGCCACGCTGCAGGATCTGAATTTCTGGATCCTCAACGACATCATCTGGCGCAAGACCAACCCGATGCCGAATTTCAAGGGCCGCCGTTTCCAGAACGCCCATGAGACGATGATCTGGGCAAGCCCCAGCGCCAAGGCCAAGGGCTATACCTTCAATTACGATGCGCTGAAGGCCGCCAATGACGACGTACAGATGCGTTCCGACTGGCTCTTCCCGATCTGCAGCGGCGGCGAGCGGCTGAAGGGCGAGGACGGCAAGAAGGCGCATCCGACGCAGAAGCCGGAAGCGCTGCTTGCCCGCGTCATCATGGCCTCGACCAAGCCCGGCGATATCGTGCTCGATCCCTTTTTCGGCTCGGGAACGACGGGCGCCGTCGCCAAGCGTCTCGGCCGCCACTTCGTCGGCATCGAGCGCGAGCAGGATTATATCGATGCGGCCTCGGCCCGCATCGCTGCCGTCGAGCCGCTCGGCAAAGCGGAACTGACCGTCATGACCGGCAAGAAGGCCGAAGTCCGCGTCGCCTTCAACGTGCTTGTTGAAAGCGGCCTGATCAAGCCCGGCCAAGTGCTGACCGACGCCAGGCGCCGCTATAGCGCGATTGTCCGCGCCGACGGCACGGTAGCATCCGGCGGCGAGGCCGGGTCCATTCACCGTCTCGGCGCCAAGGTGCAGGGTCTCGATGCATGCAACGGATGGACCTTCTGGCATTTCGAAGACGGGCAGTCCCTGCGCCCGATCGACGATCTCAGGTCCGTCATCCGCAGTGATCTGGCAAAGGCGGAGTGA
- a CDS encoding nuclear transport factor 2 family protein yields MAFDPAEEIERFHAAINALDFPAIEAYFAEDATYVSNGVGDLTGRAEIMAAFRRYFDDYPDQTAENSLVETLTPLSGRSVWSVRATHSKSGKPLIREGEETITFNTEGRVTRVEVTDYQEF; encoded by the coding sequence ATGGCATTCGACCCCGCAGAAGAGATCGAACGTTTTCACGCCGCCATCAATGCCCTCGATTTTCCGGCCATCGAGGCCTATTTCGCCGAGGATGCGACCTATGTCTCGAACGGCGTCGGCGATCTCACCGGCCGCGCCGAAATCATGGCCGCCTTCCGGCGTTATTTCGACGACTATCCCGATCAGACGGCGGAAAATTCGCTGGTGGAAACGTTGACGCCGCTCTCCGGCCGGTCGGTCTGGTCAGTACGCGCCACCCACAGTAAATCAGGCAAGCCGCTAATCCGCGAGGGTGAGGAGACGATCACCTTCAACACAGAAGGCCGCGTCACACGGGTCGAGGTCACCGACTACCAGGAGTTCTGA
- a CDS encoding HAD family hydrolase: MTTDIRHIVFDIGKVLIHYDPHLPFSRLIPDESERNWFFANICTHDWNIEQDRGRTWAEAEALLIKQHPAREEHIRAFRKYWHEMVPHAYDDSVAIMEGLIAEGRDVTMLTNFASDTFREAQQRFPFLTKPRGVTVSGDVGLIKPDIAIYETHTKSFGLDPAATIFIDDAPLNVEGARAFGWNAVLFSGPEKLRSDLTAYGLKV, translated from the coding sequence ATGACCACCGACATAAGACATATCGTTTTCGATATCGGCAAAGTCCTTATTCATTACGATCCGCATCTTCCCTTCAGCCGCCTCATTCCCGATGAGAGCGAGCGCAACTGGTTCTTCGCCAATATCTGCACCCATGACTGGAACATCGAGCAGGACCGCGGCCGCACCTGGGCGGAGGCCGAAGCGCTGCTGATTAAACAGCATCCGGCGCGTGAGGAGCATATCCGCGCCTTCCGCAAATATTGGCACGAGATGGTGCCGCACGCCTATGACGACAGCGTCGCGATCATGGAAGGGCTGATTGCCGAAGGGCGCGACGTGACGATGCTGACAAACTTCGCCTCCGACACGTTCCGCGAGGCGCAGCAACGCTTCCCGTTCCTGACCAAACCGCGCGGCGTCACGGTTTCCGGCGATGTCGGCCTGATCAAGCCCGATATCGCCATCTACGAGACCCATACGAAAAGTTTCGGCCTCGATCCGGCAGCGACGATCTTCATCGACGATGCGCCGCTCAATGTCGAAGGCGCCAGGGCTTTCGGCTGGAATGCGGTGTTGTTTTCGGGGCCTGAGAAGCTGCGCAGCGATCTCACAGCTTACGGATTGAAGGTCTGA
- the mutY gene encoding A/G-specific adenine glycosylase, whose translation MTITTLDTPSAKPLLDWYDRHHRELPWRVSPGMATRGVKPDPYRVWLSEVMLQQTTVQAVKPYFERFLQRWPEVTDLAAAENDAVMAAWAGLGYYARARNLKKCAEAVANEHGGIFPDTEEGLKSLPGIGDYTAAAVAAIAFNRQAAVMDGNVERVISRLYAIATPLPAAKPAMREKVALLTPETRPGDFAQAMMDLGATICTPKRPACSLCPFRGACAALKLSDPELFPVKTAKKEKPVRYGAAFIAVTADGEILLRRRIDSGLLGGMTEVPTTAWTARIDGETSAAAAPFEAAWQASGTVIHVFTHFELRLSIWRAAIATKVAVDDGPNDGWWEPVTNLEAQALPTIMKKAIAAAIPLAFKTSKG comes from the coding sequence ATGACGATCACCACACTCGACACGCCCTCAGCAAAGCCCCTGCTCGACTGGTACGATCGCCACCACCGCGAGCTGCCCTGGCGCGTTTCGCCCGGTATGGCGACCCGCGGCGTCAAGCCTGACCCCTATCGCGTCTGGCTGTCCGAGGTGATGCTGCAGCAGACGACGGTGCAGGCGGTCAAACCCTATTTCGAACGGTTTCTGCAGCGCTGGCCCGAGGTGACCGATCTTGCTGCAGCCGAAAACGATGCTGTCATGGCCGCCTGGGCGGGGCTCGGCTATTATGCGCGAGCCCGCAACCTGAAGAAATGCGCCGAAGCGGTGGCGAACGAGCATGGCGGTATCTTTCCCGATACCGAAGAGGGCCTCAAATCGCTGCCCGGAATTGGCGACTATACGGCCGCCGCCGTCGCGGCAATCGCCTTTAACCGGCAGGCGGCTGTCATGGACGGCAATGTCGAGCGGGTGATTTCCAGGCTCTATGCGATCGCCACGCCGCTACCGGCCGCCAAACCCGCGATGAGAGAGAAGGTGGCGCTGCTGACGCCTGAGACACGGCCCGGCGATTTCGCCCAGGCGATGATGGATCTCGGCGCGACGATCTGCACGCCGAAACGGCCGGCCTGTTCGCTCTGTCCGTTCCGGGGTGCGTGCGCGGCGCTGAAACTTTCCGATCCCGAGCTTTTTCCGGTCAAGACGGCGAAGAAGGAGAAGCCGGTCAGATACGGCGCGGCCTTCATCGCGGTGACCGCTGATGGCGAAATCCTGCTCAGGCGGCGCATCGACAGCGGCCTGCTCGGCGGCATGACCGAGGTGCCGACGACGGCGTGGACGGCGCGCATCGACGGCGAGACCTCGGCTGCCGCCGCGCCCTTCGAAGCGGCATGGCAGGCCTCCGGCACCGTCATCCATGTCTTCACCCATTTCGAGCTCAGGCTCTCGATCTGGCGCGCGGCGATTGCAACCAAGGTCGCCGTGGATGACGGCCCGAATGACGGATGGTGGGAGCCGGTTACAAATCTTGAAGCCCAGGCGCTGCCGACCATCATGAAAAAAGCGATCGCAGCGGCTATTCCTCTCGCGTTCAAAACATCCAAGGGATGA
- a CDS encoding DUF721 domain-containing protein yields the protein MSYPRKGAKQISELANGLIDPVLARRAGINTALLGSWSEIAGEDFADCTRPEKIAWARGGNETGGFRPGVLTIACEGARALFLTHAQGELIQRINSFFGFAAVHQIRIVQKPVSQAIRRSRTPPPLKGEAARKLEGMMEGIENDKLRQAIQRLGTAVMGKRGNQR from the coding sequence ATGAGTTATCCACGCAAAGGTGCAAAACAGATCTCCGAGCTGGCGAATGGGCTGATCGATCCCGTGCTTGCCCGGCGCGCCGGCATCAACACGGCGCTGCTCGGCTCGTGGAGCGAAATCGCCGGCGAGGATTTCGCCGATTGCACCCGGCCGGAAAAGATCGCCTGGGCCCGCGGCGGCAATGAGACCGGCGGTTTCCGCCCCGGCGTGCTGACGATTGCCTGCGAGGGCGCGCGTGCGCTCTTCCTCACCCATGCCCAGGGCGAACTCATCCAGCGCATCAACAGCTTCTTCGGCTTTGCCGCCGTTCACCAGATCCGCATCGTCCAGAAGCCGGTCTCACAAGCCATCCGCCGCTCCCGCACCCCGCCGCCGCTAAAGGGCGAAGCCGCCCGCAAGCTCGAAGGCATGATGGAGGGGATAGAGAACGACAAGCTGCGCCAAGCGATCCAGCGCTTAGGGACCGCGGTGATGGGCAAGCGGGGGAATCAACGCTGA
- the relB gene encoding type II toxin-antitoxin system RelB family antitoxin, which yields MLVLELPPDIEARLIELSRRTGRSRSFYAGQAIIGHLDDLEDIYLAEKRLEEFRREESDTVPLAELLARHGLDN from the coding sequence ATGCTGGTCTTGGAGTTGCCCCCTGATATCGAAGCGCGGCTGATTGAGCTTTCGAGGCGTACCGGCCGCAGCAGGAGCTTCTATGCGGGGCAAGCCATCATCGGGCATCTCGACGACCTCGAAGATATCTATCTTGCCGAAAAACGCCTGGAAGAGTTTCGTCGCGAAGAGAGCGATACCGTGCCGCTGGCCGAGCTGTTGGCGCGTCATGGCTTGGATAACTGA
- a CDS encoding DsbA family protein, with protein MQMSEMQLTKRRLLSGIAIAAAAVALVACNDSKDAADASSSGKTMADGTNVDTVQTAATSATDMPQSDGDVDMAEVLKPGALPEMALGKADAPVKIVEYMSMTCPHCAHFHNTTFDAIKQKYVDAGKVQFIIREFPFDPRAAAAFMLARCSASNPEQLSTPEQYFPMVSMLFKQQQVWAAADDGRGALLQMSKLAGFTEDSFTKCLTNQKLLDEVNATRERGSKDFGVNATPTFIINGKRYSGDMPVDTMSKLIDSLL; from the coding sequence ATGCAGATGTCCGAAATGCAACTGACGAAACGCCGCCTTCTCAGCGGTATCGCCATCGCCGCAGCTGCCGTAGCGCTTGTCGCCTGCAACGACAGCAAGGACGCTGCCGATGCTTCGTCCTCCGGCAAGACCATGGCTGACGGCACCAATGTCGACACCGTGCAGACGGCCGCCACATCGGCGACCGACATGCCGCAGTCCGATGGCGATGTCGACATGGCGGAAGTGCTGAAGCCCGGCGCGCTGCCGGAAATGGCGCTGGGGAAGGCCGACGCCCCGGTCAAGATCGTCGAATATATGTCGATGACCTGCCCGCATTGCGCCCATTTCCACAACACCACCTTCGATGCGATCAAGCAGAAATACGTCGATGCCGGCAAGGTGCAGTTCATCATCCGCGAGTTCCCCTTCGACCCGCGCGCTGCCGCAGCCTTCATGCTGGCCCGCTGCAGCGCCTCCAATCCGGAGCAGTTGAGCACGCCGGAACAGTATTTCCCGATGGTTTCGATGCTCTTCAAGCAGCAGCAGGTCTGGGCCGCCGCCGATGATGGCCGCGGCGCACTGCTGCAGATGTCGAAGCTTGCCGGATTTACTGAGGATAGCTTCACGAAATGCTTGACGAACCAGAAGCTTCTGGATGAAGTGAACGCCACGCGGGAAAGAGGTTCCAAGGATTTCGGCGTCAACGCCACACCGACTTTCATTATCAATGGCAAGCGCTACTCTGGAGACATGCCGGTTGACACCATGTCGAAGCTCATCGACAGCCTGCTCTGA
- a CDS encoding chromosome segregation SMC family protein, translating into MKFNKLRLVGFKSFVEPTEFIIERGLTGVVGPNGCGKSNLVEALRWVMGENSYKNMRASGMDDVIFSGSGNRPARNTAEVALYLDNGERTAPAAFNDSDEIQVTRRIEREQGSLYRINGKESRAKDVQLLFADASTGARSPSMVGQGRIGELIQAKPQARRQLLEEAAGISGLHSRRHEAELRLRAAEGNLERLDDVTSQLESQIESLKRQARQANRFKTLSADIRAREAMLLHIRWVQAKEAEAEADSALNQATSVVAEKAQMQMEAAKNQAVASLKLPELREGEARAAAALQRLQIARSQLEEDAGRILRRRDELTRRLAQLAEDISREQRLVADNAVILARLDAEEAEISEILANSGRYAEETRETFEGAAAKLSDSERIFTQLTAERAEAAAGRNQLERAIRDLTDRRMRLERQMDEANHELSAIGEKISGLPDPDEKRAIVEAGEIAVADAEAAVQLVEQALAAARQTEALSRAPVDQARSSLNALETEARTISRMLAAGAAAGKFPPVADELKVDRGFETALGAALGDDLESPLAAEAPAHWSDNGDGAADPALPSGVAPLLAHISAPAALTRRLRQIGLVAEGDAGSLMAALKPGQRLVTKEGAVYRWDGHVTGADAPSAAALRLAQKNRLAELESEAALARDVLAEAEERQAAAAEAIRAEERRLAEARDMSRLSARHLADARDALVAAERASGDLIRRRDVVSEAASQLRAQLEEIAVQEENARIELEDAPDLTAIDERLRFQQAEVATDRGALAESRARHESLARENEARQRRIMAIGQERETWRQRAASAEDHVATLREREEEARDEAAELELAPDEFDDKRRALLSELQKAEEARRKASDLLAEAERIQREADQKATTALSELAECRERRGRAEERLVSAREKRQESEGRIREVLNVAPHEALQLTGRPTMQALPDPREVERELERLRIERERLGAVNLRADEEQKELSEKLEALIKERDDVIDAIRKLRGAIQSLNREGRERLIAAFDIVNAQFQRLFTHLFGGGTAELQLIESDDPLEAGLEILARPPGKKPQTMTLLSGGEQALTAMALIFAVFLTNPAPICVLDEVDAPLDDHNVERYCNLMDEMAASTETRFVIITHNPITMARMNRLFGVTMAEQGVSQLVSVDLQMAERLREIA; encoded by the coding sequence ATGAAGTTCAACAAGCTGCGCCTGGTCGGCTTCAAATCCTTCGTCGAGCCGACGGAATTCATCATCGAGCGGGGACTGACCGGCGTTGTCGGGCCGAACGGCTGCGGCAAGTCGAACCTCGTCGAGGCGCTTCGCTGGGTGATGGGCGAGAATTCCTACAAGAACATGCGCGCCTCCGGCATGGACGACGTGATCTTTTCGGGTTCCGGCAACCGCCCGGCGCGCAACACCGCGGAAGTGGCGCTCTATCTCGACAATGGCGAACGCACCGCGCCTGCCGCCTTCAACGATAGCGACGAGATCCAGGTCACCCGCCGCATCGAGCGTGAACAGGGCTCGCTCTATCGCATCAACGGCAAGGAAAGCCGCGCCAAGGACGTGCAGCTGCTGTTTGCCGACGCCTCGACAGGAGCGCGGTCACCGTCGATGGTCGGGCAGGGGCGCATCGGCGAGCTGATCCAGGCAAAGCCGCAGGCCCGCCGCCAGCTGCTCGAAGAGGCGGCCGGCATTTCAGGCCTGCATTCCCGCCGCCACGAGGCCGAATTACGTCTGCGCGCCGCCGAAGGCAATCTCGAGCGTCTCGACGACGTCACCTCGCAGCTCGAAAGTCAGATCGAGAGCCTGAAGCGCCAGGCTCGTCAGGCAAACCGCTTCAAGACGCTCTCTGCCGATATCCGCGCCCGCGAGGCGATGCTGCTGCATATCCGTTGGGTGCAGGCCAAGGAAGCCGAAGCCGAGGCCGACAGCGCGCTGAACCAGGCGACCTCCGTCGTCGCCGAAAAGGCGCAGATGCAGATGGAGGCGGCGAAGAACCAGGCTGTCGCCAGCCTGAAGCTGCCGGAACTGCGCGAGGGCGAGGCGCGTGCCGCTGCCGCCCTGCAGCGCCTGCAGATCGCCAGAAGCCAGCTGGAGGAGGATGCCGGCCGCATCCTGCGCCGCCGCGACGAGCTGACCCGCCGTCTCGCCCAGCTTGCCGAGGATATAAGCCGCGAGCAGCGGCTGGTGGCCGACAATGCCGTCATCCTGGCGAGGCTCGATGCCGAAGAGGCTGAGATTTCGGAAATCCTCGCCAATTCCGGCCGTTATGCCGAGGAAACCCGCGAGACCTTCGAGGGCGCGGCGGCAAAACTTTCCGATAGCGAGCGCATCTTCACCCAGCTGACGGCCGAGCGCGCCGAGGCGGCTGCCGGCCGCAACCAGCTGGAACGCGCCATCCGCGATCTCACCGACCGCCGGATGCGCCTCGAACGGCAGATGGACGAGGCAAACCACGAACTCTCAGCCATCGGCGAGAAGATATCAGGCCTGCCCGATCCCGACGAAAAACGCGCCATCGTCGAGGCCGGCGAGATCGCCGTTGCCGACGCGGAAGCCGCGGTCCAGTTGGTCGAACAGGCGCTGGCCGCAGCCCGCCAGACCGAGGCGCTGTCGCGCGCGCCGGTCGATCAGGCCCGCTCCAGCCTGAATGCGCTCGAAACCGAGGCCCGCACGATTTCCCGCATGCTCGCCGCCGGTGCGGCGGCCGGCAAATTTCCGCCGGTTGCCGATGAGCTGAAGGTCGATCGCGGTTTTGAGACCGCGCTCGGTGCTGCCCTCGGCGACGATCTGGAATCGCCGCTCGCTGCCGAGGCGCCGGCCCATTGGTCGGACAATGGTGATGGTGCTGCCGATCCCGCCCTTCCATCCGGTGTTGCGCCGCTGCTTGCCCATATAAGTGCGCCGGCGGCACTCACCCGCCGCCTGCGCCAGATCGGCCTGGTGGCGGAAGGCGATGCCGGTTCGCTGATGGCGGCGCTGAAGCCCGGCCAGCGGCTGGTGACCAAAGAGGGGGCGGTCTATCGCTGGGACGGCCATGTCACCGGCGCCGATGCCCCGAGTGCAGCGGCCCTGCGCCTTGCCCAGAAGAACCGCCTGGCCGAACTCGAAAGCGAAGCCGCCCTTGCCCGCGACGTGCTTGCCGAAGCCGAAGAGCGGCAGGCAGCCGCCGCCGAGGCGATCCGCGCGGAGGAGCGCCGGCTTGCCGAGGCGCGTGACATGAGCCGTCTGTCGGCACGTCATTTGGCCGACGCGCGCGACGCGCTTGTTGCCGCCGAGCGTGCCTCCGGCGATCTCATTCGCCGCCGCGATGTCGTCAGCGAGGCCGCCAGCCAGTTGCGCGCGCAGCTGGAGGAGATCGCCGTCCAGGAAGAAAATGCCCGCATCGAGCTGGAGGACGCGCCCGATCTGACTGCGATCGACGAGCGGCTGCGGTTCCAGCAGGCGGAAGTGGCGACCGATCGCGGCGCGCTGGCCGAAAGCCGCGCCCGCCATGAAAGCCTGGCGAGGGAAAACGAAGCTCGCCAACGCCGCATCATGGCGATCGGCCAGGAGCGCGAGACCTGGCGCCAGCGGGCGGCAAGTGCTGAAGACCATGTCGCGACGCTGCGCGAGCGCGAGGAAGAGGCGCGGGACGAGGCAGCCGAGCTCGAATTGGCGCCGGATGAATTCGACGACAAACGCCGCGCTTTGCTCAGCGAATTGCAGAAGGCCGAGGAGGCGCGCCGAAAGGCCAGCGATCTTCTGGCCGAGGCCGAACGCATCCAGCGCGAGGCCGACCAAAAGGCGACGACCGCACTCTCGGAACTTGCCGAATGCCGTGAACGCCGCGGCCGCGCCGAGGAGCGCCTGGTTTCCGCCCGCGAGAAGCGGCAGGAAAGCGAAGGCCGCATCCGCGAGGTCCTGAACGTCGCCCCGCATGAGGCGCTGCAGCTGACCGGGCGCCCGACCATGCAGGCGCTTCCCGATCCGCGCGAAGTCGAGCGCGAGCTGGAACGCCTGAGGATCGAGCGCGAGCGGCTGGGTGCCGTCAACCTGCGCGCCGACGAGGAGCAGAAGGAGCTGAGCGAGAAGCTCGAAGCGCTGATCAAGGAGCGCGACGACGTCATCGACGCGATCCGCAAGCTGCGCGGCGCCATCCAGAGCCTCAATCGCGAGGGCCGCGAGCGGCTGATCGCCGCCTTCGATATCGTCAACGCCCAGTTCCAGCGGCTGTTCACCCATCTTTTCGGCGGCGGCACTGCCGAGTTGCAGCTGATCGAATCCGACGATCCGCTGGAAGCCGGCCTCGAAATCCTCGCCCGCCCGCCCGGCAAGAAGCCGCAGACCATGACGCTGCTCTCCGGCGGCGAGCAGGCGCTGACGGCAATGGCGCTGATCTTCGCCGTCTTCCTCACCAATCCGGCCCCGATCTGCGTGCTCGACGAAGTGGATGCGCCGCTCGACGACCACAATGTCGAGCGCTACTGCAACCTGATGGACGAAATGGCGGCCTCCACCGAAACCCGCTTCGTCATCATCACCCACAATCCGATCACCATGGCCCGCATGAACCGCCTCTTCGGCGTCACCATGGCCGAACAGGGCGTCTCCCAGCTGGTCTCCGTCGACCTGCAAATGGCCGAGCGCTTGCGCGAGATTGCCTGA